A window of Melopsittacus undulatus isolate bMelUnd1 chromosome 2, bMelUnd1.mat.Z, whole genome shotgun sequence contains these coding sequences:
- the FHIP1B gene encoding FHF complex subunit HOOK-interacting protein 1B isoform X1 — protein MGGAYLTAGVATLTRGVACACGGRVLRVRRAGRRREDGGDGVRPAGGAVVQPRVPPAWGECPRIGSPVPVLVSALAMERMSWLSKLTPRASGQRPPRSTGATSPVTADPETCLMVFKNHWAQVLRVLERGGCPPTPDDAAAVRNHSLQMLQLLAEERPRAAQPGPILAFVAQEQVLARLLRWHTRGGFPEEQRLEQLRLYEVLLAQARQAVLRHGAVRAPLLRLLRLCAQPSAPALQHGLVLLLNQLCVCVAKEPSILELFFHSPPEQGPPNIIIFSLLVPFIHHEGVLGQQARDALLLIMAMSANNHAVAKSITDNSYFCPVLAAGLSALYSSLPRRLDVPGDEWHRLRRRDWLGVAPLVLFINSLEFCNAVLQVAHPLVQKQLVEYIHNGFLVPVMGPALHKTSVEEAVASTAYLELFLRSASAPALLRTFLRFLLLHRHDGSTILDTLIARINSNARLCMVSLSLFRTLLSLNCEDVMLQLVLRYLLPCSHLMLSQKRAVRDLDIYGRTAAKFLSLIPQCCQPQSPPLPHRDQEPAAWSRGPGSPSTDTAPAPKPSTPSRLSFFMRQHTAAGDGSGTAPRSPGTPAGSPGHRAGRWDEVSELDGNYLEYLRDAQHSIDRCAWACRVWSAPYDGEEPRSDGDGLTDTPAPHPPSPRTKKRGLPEGPPGGGAGDTGTAEPSPERREPGPVLNGTHAPAAPGRPQGDVVVKKVRRRQREEEEEEEDGGEGRPRPREPLPAVDSVLDELLANAPAEPNGGTIEAFTEELQRLEARMRNGSDGDEGDEGDTEPKVPHEEEEDEEEEETFTSFTSPPPRPPDPLAQAVASPPRAVGPPPNQPFTGPFVSALLAKLENMPHNSLYVNVLLTGLVAQLACYPQPLLRSFLLNTNMVFQPSVKSLLQVLGSVKNKIEAFAATQEDFPVLLFKAKKFLIGRLEGTEGTGTPPRRSETPARSRRPSLGELLLRPSSSPTRLRLGPAVGPRAGGGPWPWGERQSPALRVRNGVYSAVIFSEFLKELAAIAQAHAVTSPFLCQPPESEPPL, from the exons ATGGGCGGGGCCTATCTGACAGCGGGCGTGGCCACTCTGACACGGGGCGTGGCCTGTGCCTGCGGTGGGCGTGTCCTGCGCGTCCGGCGCGCCGGGCGGCGGCGGGAAGATGGCGGCGATGGTGTGCGGCCCGCGGGGGGGGCGGTCG TGCAGCCCCGTGTGCCACCAGCATGGGGTGAGTGTCCCCGCATTGGCAGCCCCGTCCCGGTGCTGGTGAGCGCATTGGCCATGGAGCGGATGAGCTGGTTGTCCAAGCTGACCCCGCGGGCCAGCGGGCAGAGGCCCCCCCGCAGCACCGGTGCCACGAGCCCTGTCACTGCCGACCCCGAGACCTGCCTCATGGTCTTCAAGAACCACTGGGCCCAG gtGCTGCGGGTGCTGGAGCGCGGCGGCTGCCCCCCGACGCCGGATGACGCGGCAGCAGTGCGGAACCACTcactgcagatgctgcagctgctggcgGAGGAGCGGCCGCGCGCGGCGCAGCCGGGGCCCATCCTGGCGTTCGTGGCGCAGGAGCAGGTGCTGGCGCGGCTGCTGCGCTGGCACACGCGCGGCGGCTTCCCCGAGGAGCAGCGCCTGGAGCAGCTGCGGCTCTACGAGGTGCTGCTGGCGCAGGCGCGGCAGGCGGTGCTGCGGCACGGAGCCGTGCGCGCGCCGCTCCTGCGCCTGCTGCGCCTCTGCGCGCAGCCCTCGGCCCCCGCGCTGCAGCACGGCCTCGTGCTGCTGCTCAACCAGCTCTGCGTCTGCGTGGCCAAGGAGCCCTCCATCCTGGAGCTGTTCTTCCACAGCCCCCCCGAGCAGGGACCCCCCAACATCATCATCTTCTCGCTCCTCGTGCCCTTCATCCACCACGAGGGTGTCCTGGGGCAGCAGGCCAGGGATGCGCTGCTCCTCATCATGGCCATGTCAGCCAACAACCACGCTGTGGCCAAGTCCATCACCGACAACTCCTACTTCTGCCCG GTGCTGGCCGCGGGGCTGAGCGCTCTGTACTCGTCACTGCCGCGGCGCCTGGATGTACCGGGTGATGAATGGCACCGGCTGCGGCGCCGGGACTGGCTGGGGGTGGCTCCACTTGTGCTCTTCATCAACAGCCTCGAGTTCTGCAATGCTGTGCTCCAG GTCGCCCATCCCCTGGTGCAGAAGCAGCTGGTGGAATACATCCACAATGGGTTCCTGGTGCCCGTCATGGGTCCAGCACTGCACAAG ACGTCGGTGGAGGAGGCGGTGGCGAGCACCGCGTACCTGGAGCTGTTCCTGCGCAGCGCCAGCGCCCCGGCTCTGCTCCGCACCTTCCTGcgcttcctcctgctgcaccgCCATGACGGCAGCACCATCCTGGACACGCTCATCGCCCGCATCAACAGCAACGCCCGG CTCTGCATGGTGTCCCTGAGCCTCTTCCGGACCCTGCTCAGCCTCAACTGTGAGGACgtgatgctgcagctggtgCTCAG GtacctgctgccctgcagccacCTCATGCTGAGCCAGAAGCGAGCGGTCAGAGACCTGGACATCTACGGCAGGACAGCCGCCAAGTTCCTGTCCCTCATCCCGCAGTGCTgccagccccagagcccccccctgccccaccgCGACCAGGAACCGGCTGCCTGGAGCAGGG GTCCCGGCAGCCCCAGCACggacacagccccagccccgaAGCCGTCCACCCCATCCCGCCTCTCGTTCTTCATGCGGCAGCACACCGCGGCAGGCGACGGCAGCGGCACAGCCCCGCGCTCCCCCGGCACCCCCGCGGGCAGCCCCGGGCACCGCGCCGGGCGCTGGGATGAGGTGTCCGAGCTGGACGGGAACTACCTGGAATACCTGCGggatgcacagcacagcatcGACCGCTGCGCATGGGCCTGCCGCGTGTGGTCAGCGCCGTACGACGGCGAGGAGCCGCGGAGCGATGGGGACGGGCTCACGGacacccctgccccacatcccccgTCCCCACGGACAAAGAAACGGGGTTTGCCGGAGGGACCCCCCGGCGGCGGCGCCGGTGACACCGGCACGGCCGAGCCCAGCCCCGAGCGCCGGGAGCCGGGGCCGGTGCTGAACGGGACGCACGCGCCGGCGGCTCCGGGCCGGCCCCAGGGTGATGTGGTGGTGAAGAAGGTtcggcggcggcagcgggaggaggaggaggaggaggaggacgggGGCGAGGGGAGGCCCCGGCCGCGGGAGCCGCTGCCGGCTGTGGACTCGGTGCTGGACGAGCTCTTGGCCAACGCGCCCGCGGAGCCCAACGGTGGCACCATCGAGGCCTTCACCGAGGAGCTGCAGAGACTCGAGGCCAGGATGAGGAATGGCAGCGATGGGGACGAAGGGGATGAGGGGGACACGGAGCCCAAAGTGCCgcatgaggaggaggaggatgaggaggaggaggagaccttcaccagcttcaccAGCCCCCCCCCGCGGCCTCCGGATCCGCTGGCACAAGCAGTGGCTTCCCCCCCACGGGCTGTGGGGCCGCCCCCCAACCAGCCCTTCACAG GTCCCTTCGTGTCGGCTCTGCTGGCCAAGCTGGAGAACATGCCCCACAACTCCCTGTACGTGAACGTGCTGCTGACAGGGCTCGTGGCCCAGCTCGCCTGCTacccccagcccctgctgcgCTCCTTCCTGCTCAACACCAACATGGTGTTCCAGCCCAGCGTCAAGTCCCTGCTGCAG GTCCTGGGCTCCGTCAAGAACAAGATCGAGGCGTTCGCGGCCACACAGGAGGatttcccagtgctgctcttcaAGGCCAAGAAGTTCCTGATCGGGCGGCTCGAGGGCACCGAGGGCACCGGGACCCCCCCGCGGCGCAGCGAGACCCCGG CCCGCAGCCGGCGGCCGTCActgggggagctgctgctgcggcccagctccagccccacacgGCTGCGCCTGGGCCCGGCCGTGGGGCcgcgggccggggggggcccgTGGCCGTGGGGCGAGCGGCAGAGCCCCGCGCTGCGCGTGCGGAACGGGGTCTACAGCGCAGTCATCTTCAGTGAGTTCCTCAAGGAGCTGGCAGCCATCGCCCAGGCCCATGCAGTCACCTCCCCCTTCCTGTGCCAGCCCCCCGAGAGTGAACCCCCCCTCTGA
- the FHIP1B gene encoding FHF complex subunit HOOK-interacting protein 1B isoform X2 produces MERMSWLSKLTPRASGQRPPRSTGATSPVTADPETCLMVFKNHWAQVLRVLERGGCPPTPDDAAAVRNHSLQMLQLLAEERPRAAQPGPILAFVAQEQVLARLLRWHTRGGFPEEQRLEQLRLYEVLLAQARQAVLRHGAVRAPLLRLLRLCAQPSAPALQHGLVLLLNQLCVCVAKEPSILELFFHSPPEQGPPNIIIFSLLVPFIHHEGVLGQQARDALLLIMAMSANNHAVAKSITDNSYFCPVLAAGLSALYSSLPRRLDVPGDEWHRLRRRDWLGVAPLVLFINSLEFCNAVLQVAHPLVQKQLVEYIHNGFLVPVMGPALHKTSVEEAVASTAYLELFLRSASAPALLRTFLRFLLLHRHDGSTILDTLIARINSNARLCMVSLSLFRTLLSLNCEDVMLQLVLRYLLPCSHLMLSQKRAVRDLDIYGRTAAKFLSLIPQCCQPQSPPLPHRDQEPAAWSRGPGSPSTDTAPAPKPSTPSRLSFFMRQHTAAGDGSGTAPRSPGTPAGSPGHRAGRWDEVSELDGNYLEYLRDAQHSIDRCAWACRVWSAPYDGEEPRSDGDGLTDTPAPHPPSPRTKKRGLPEGPPGGGAGDTGTAEPSPERREPGPVLNGTHAPAAPGRPQGDVVVKKVRRRQREEEEEEEDGGEGRPRPREPLPAVDSVLDELLANAPAEPNGGTIEAFTEELQRLEARMRNGSDGDEGDEGDTEPKVPHEEEEDEEEEETFTSFTSPPPRPPDPLAQAVASPPRAVGPPPNQPFTGPFVSALLAKLENMPHNSLYVNVLLTGLVAQLACYPQPLLRSFLLNTNMVFQPSVKSLLQVLGSVKNKIEAFAATQEDFPVLLFKAKKFLIGRLEGTEGTGTPPRRSETPARSRRPSLGELLLRPSSSPTRLRLGPAVGPRAGGGPWPWGERQSPALRVRNGVYSAVIFSEFLKELAAIAQAHAVTSPFLCQPPESEPPL; encoded by the exons ATGGAGCGGATGAGCTGGTTGTCCAAGCTGACCCCGCGGGCCAGCGGGCAGAGGCCCCCCCGCAGCACCGGTGCCACGAGCCCTGTCACTGCCGACCCCGAGACCTGCCTCATGGTCTTCAAGAACCACTGGGCCCAG gtGCTGCGGGTGCTGGAGCGCGGCGGCTGCCCCCCGACGCCGGATGACGCGGCAGCAGTGCGGAACCACTcactgcagatgctgcagctgctggcgGAGGAGCGGCCGCGCGCGGCGCAGCCGGGGCCCATCCTGGCGTTCGTGGCGCAGGAGCAGGTGCTGGCGCGGCTGCTGCGCTGGCACACGCGCGGCGGCTTCCCCGAGGAGCAGCGCCTGGAGCAGCTGCGGCTCTACGAGGTGCTGCTGGCGCAGGCGCGGCAGGCGGTGCTGCGGCACGGAGCCGTGCGCGCGCCGCTCCTGCGCCTGCTGCGCCTCTGCGCGCAGCCCTCGGCCCCCGCGCTGCAGCACGGCCTCGTGCTGCTGCTCAACCAGCTCTGCGTCTGCGTGGCCAAGGAGCCCTCCATCCTGGAGCTGTTCTTCCACAGCCCCCCCGAGCAGGGACCCCCCAACATCATCATCTTCTCGCTCCTCGTGCCCTTCATCCACCACGAGGGTGTCCTGGGGCAGCAGGCCAGGGATGCGCTGCTCCTCATCATGGCCATGTCAGCCAACAACCACGCTGTGGCCAAGTCCATCACCGACAACTCCTACTTCTGCCCG GTGCTGGCCGCGGGGCTGAGCGCTCTGTACTCGTCACTGCCGCGGCGCCTGGATGTACCGGGTGATGAATGGCACCGGCTGCGGCGCCGGGACTGGCTGGGGGTGGCTCCACTTGTGCTCTTCATCAACAGCCTCGAGTTCTGCAATGCTGTGCTCCAG GTCGCCCATCCCCTGGTGCAGAAGCAGCTGGTGGAATACATCCACAATGGGTTCCTGGTGCCCGTCATGGGTCCAGCACTGCACAAG ACGTCGGTGGAGGAGGCGGTGGCGAGCACCGCGTACCTGGAGCTGTTCCTGCGCAGCGCCAGCGCCCCGGCTCTGCTCCGCACCTTCCTGcgcttcctcctgctgcaccgCCATGACGGCAGCACCATCCTGGACACGCTCATCGCCCGCATCAACAGCAACGCCCGG CTCTGCATGGTGTCCCTGAGCCTCTTCCGGACCCTGCTCAGCCTCAACTGTGAGGACgtgatgctgcagctggtgCTCAG GtacctgctgccctgcagccacCTCATGCTGAGCCAGAAGCGAGCGGTCAGAGACCTGGACATCTACGGCAGGACAGCCGCCAAGTTCCTGTCCCTCATCCCGCAGTGCTgccagccccagagcccccccctgccccaccgCGACCAGGAACCGGCTGCCTGGAGCAGGG GTCCCGGCAGCCCCAGCACggacacagccccagccccgaAGCCGTCCACCCCATCCCGCCTCTCGTTCTTCATGCGGCAGCACACCGCGGCAGGCGACGGCAGCGGCACAGCCCCGCGCTCCCCCGGCACCCCCGCGGGCAGCCCCGGGCACCGCGCCGGGCGCTGGGATGAGGTGTCCGAGCTGGACGGGAACTACCTGGAATACCTGCGggatgcacagcacagcatcGACCGCTGCGCATGGGCCTGCCGCGTGTGGTCAGCGCCGTACGACGGCGAGGAGCCGCGGAGCGATGGGGACGGGCTCACGGacacccctgccccacatcccccgTCCCCACGGACAAAGAAACGGGGTTTGCCGGAGGGACCCCCCGGCGGCGGCGCCGGTGACACCGGCACGGCCGAGCCCAGCCCCGAGCGCCGGGAGCCGGGGCCGGTGCTGAACGGGACGCACGCGCCGGCGGCTCCGGGCCGGCCCCAGGGTGATGTGGTGGTGAAGAAGGTtcggcggcggcagcgggaggaggaggaggaggaggaggacgggGGCGAGGGGAGGCCCCGGCCGCGGGAGCCGCTGCCGGCTGTGGACTCGGTGCTGGACGAGCTCTTGGCCAACGCGCCCGCGGAGCCCAACGGTGGCACCATCGAGGCCTTCACCGAGGAGCTGCAGAGACTCGAGGCCAGGATGAGGAATGGCAGCGATGGGGACGAAGGGGATGAGGGGGACACGGAGCCCAAAGTGCCgcatgaggaggaggaggatgaggaggaggaggagaccttcaccagcttcaccAGCCCCCCCCCGCGGCCTCCGGATCCGCTGGCACAAGCAGTGGCTTCCCCCCCACGGGCTGTGGGGCCGCCCCCCAACCAGCCCTTCACAG GTCCCTTCGTGTCGGCTCTGCTGGCCAAGCTGGAGAACATGCCCCACAACTCCCTGTACGTGAACGTGCTGCTGACAGGGCTCGTGGCCCAGCTCGCCTGCTacccccagcccctgctgcgCTCCTTCCTGCTCAACACCAACATGGTGTTCCAGCCCAGCGTCAAGTCCCTGCTGCAG GTCCTGGGCTCCGTCAAGAACAAGATCGAGGCGTTCGCGGCCACACAGGAGGatttcccagtgctgctcttcaAGGCCAAGAAGTTCCTGATCGGGCGGCTCGAGGGCACCGAGGGCACCGGGACCCCCCCGCGGCGCAGCGAGACCCCGG CCCGCAGCCGGCGGCCGTCActgggggagctgctgctgcggcccagctccagccccacacgGCTGCGCCTGGGCCCGGCCGTGGGGCcgcgggccggggggggcccgTGGCCGTGGGGCGAGCGGCAGAGCCCCGCGCTGCGCGTGCGGAACGGGGTCTACAGCGCAGTCATCTTCAGTGAGTTCCTCAAGGAGCTGGCAGCCATCGCCCAGGCCCATGCAGTCACCTCCCCCTTCCTGTGCCAGCCCCCCGAGAGTGAACCCCCCCTCTGA
- the RPS11 gene encoding small ribosomal subunit protein uS17 → MADTQTERAYQKQPTIFQNKKRVLLGEGGKEKLPRYYKNIGLGFKTPKEAIEGTYIDKKCPFTGNVSIRGRILSGVVTKMKMQRTIVIRRDYLHYIRKYNRFEKRHKNMSVHLSPCFRDVQIGDIVTVGECRPLSKTVRFNVLKVTKAAGTKKQFQKF, encoded by the exons ATGGCGGACACACAG ACGGAGCGCGCGTACCAGAAGCAGCCCACGATCTTCCAGAACAAGAAGCGGGTGCTGCTGGGCGAGGGCGGCAAGGAGAAGCTGCCCCGGTACTACAAGAACATCGGGCTCGGCTTCAAGACCCCCAAGGAG GCCATTGAGGGCACCTACATTGACAAGAAGTGCCCCTTCACGGGCAATGTGTCCATCCGGGGCCGCATCCTCTCGG GGGTGGTGACCAAGATGAAGATGCAGCGCACCATCGTGATCCGCAGGGATTACCTGCACTACATCCGCAAGTACAACCGCTTCGAGAAGCGTCACAAGAACATGTCTGTGCACCTCTCACCCTGCTTCAG GGACGTGCAGATCGGGGACATCGTCACGGTGGGTGAGTGCCGGCCCCTGAGCAAGACCGTGCGCTTCAACGTGCTCAAGGTCACCAAAGCTGCAGGCACCAAGAAGCAGTTCCAGAAGTtctga
- the LOC101871374 gene encoding olfactory receptor 52B2-like isoform X1 produces the protein MYELNDSSFDPITFVLMGIPGMEESHVWISVPFCLMYITAVFSNAVLLLIIATDRSLHEPMYLFLAMLAVADLMLSTTTVPKMLAIFWFSAREISFDACVTQMFFTHFSFIVESSVLLAMAFDRYVAVCHPLRYAATLTPSVIGKMAATAVIRAFCIMFPPIFLLKRLPYCGHNVMPHTYCEHMGIARLACADIRANVWYGLTTALLSSGLDVVLIAVSYALILRAVFRLPSPEARVKTLSTCGSHLCVILMFYVPAFFSFLTHRFGHHVPSHVHILLANLYVVVPPMLNPIVYGVRTRQIRERVLSAVWEQEVLRRS, from the exons ATGTACGAGCTCAACGACAGCAGCTTTGACCCCATCACCTTCGTGCTGATGGGCATCCCGGGCATGGAGGAGTCCCACGTCTGGATCTCTGTCCCCTTCTGCCTCATGTACATCACTGCTGTGTTCAGCAACGCGGTCCTGCTCCTCATCATCGCCACGGACCGCAGCCTCCACGAGCCCATGTACCTGTTCCTGGCCATGTTGGCCGTCGCCGACCTCATGCTCTCCACCACCACCGTGCCCAAGATGCTGGCGATCTTCTGGTTCAGCGCACGCGAGATCTCCTTCGATGCCTGCGTCACACAGATGTTCTTCACCCACTTCAGCTTCATCGTGGAGTCCTCGGTGCTCCTGGCCATGGCCTTCGACCGCTACGTGGCCGTGTGCCACCCGCTGCGCTACGCGGCCACGCTCACGCCCTCGGTCATCGGCAAGATGGCAGCGACCGCGGTGATCCGCGCCTTCTGCATCATGTTCCCCCCCATCTTCCTCCTCAAGCGCCTGCCCTACTGCGGCCACAACGTCATGCCCCACACGTACTGCGAGCACATGGGCATCGCGCGCCTCGCCTGCGCTGACATCAGGGCCAACGTGTGGTACGGGCTGACCACGGCGCTGCTGTCCTCGGGGCTGGACGTGGTGCTCATTGCCGTGTCCTACGCGCTCATCCTCAGGGCCGTGTTCCGCCTCCCGTCCCCCGAGGCGCGGGTCAAGACCCTGAGCACCTGCGGCTCCCACCTCTGCGTCATCCTCATGTTCTATGTGCCTgccttcttctccttcctcacGCACCGCTTCGGCCACCACGTCCCCAGCCACGTCCACATCCTCCTGGCCAACCTCTATGTCGTGGTGCCGCCGATGCTCAACCCCATCGTGTACGGGGTGAGGACGCGGCAGATCCGGGAGCGC GTGCTGAGCGCTGTgtgggagcaggaggtgctCAGGAGAAGCTGA
- the LOC101871374 gene encoding olfactory receptor 52B2-like isoform X2 → MYELNDSSFDPITFVLMGIPGMEESHVWISVPFCLMYITAVFSNAVLLLIIATDRSLHEPMYLFLAMLAVADLMLSTTTVPKMLAIFWFSAREISFDACVTQMFFTHFSFIVESSVLLAMAFDRYVAVCHPLRYAATLTPSVIGKMAATAVIRAFCIMFPPIFLLKRLPYCGHNVMPHTYCEHMGIARLACADIRANVWYGLTTALLSSGLDVVLIAVSYALILRAVFRLPSPEARVKTLSTCGSHLCVILMFYVPAFFSFLTHRFGHHVPSHVHILLANLYVVVPPMLNPIVYGVRTRQIRERVTRLFCPMGRCPCPACGRRC, encoded by the coding sequence ATGTACGAGCTCAACGACAGCAGCTTTGACCCCATCACCTTCGTGCTGATGGGCATCCCGGGCATGGAGGAGTCCCACGTCTGGATCTCTGTCCCCTTCTGCCTCATGTACATCACTGCTGTGTTCAGCAACGCGGTCCTGCTCCTCATCATCGCCACGGACCGCAGCCTCCACGAGCCCATGTACCTGTTCCTGGCCATGTTGGCCGTCGCCGACCTCATGCTCTCCACCACCACCGTGCCCAAGATGCTGGCGATCTTCTGGTTCAGCGCACGCGAGATCTCCTTCGATGCCTGCGTCACACAGATGTTCTTCACCCACTTCAGCTTCATCGTGGAGTCCTCGGTGCTCCTGGCCATGGCCTTCGACCGCTACGTGGCCGTGTGCCACCCGCTGCGCTACGCGGCCACGCTCACGCCCTCGGTCATCGGCAAGATGGCAGCGACCGCGGTGATCCGCGCCTTCTGCATCATGTTCCCCCCCATCTTCCTCCTCAAGCGCCTGCCCTACTGCGGCCACAACGTCATGCCCCACACGTACTGCGAGCACATGGGCATCGCGCGCCTCGCCTGCGCTGACATCAGGGCCAACGTGTGGTACGGGCTGACCACGGCGCTGCTGTCCTCGGGGCTGGACGTGGTGCTCATTGCCGTGTCCTACGCGCTCATCCTCAGGGCCGTGTTCCGCCTCCCGTCCCCCGAGGCGCGGGTCAAGACCCTGAGCACCTGCGGCTCCCACCTCTGCGTCATCCTCATGTTCTATGTGCCTgccttcttctccttcctcacGCACCGCTTCGGCCACCACGTCCCCAGCCACGTCCACATCCTCCTGGCCAACCTCTATGTCGTGGTGCCGCCGATGCTCAACCCCATCGTGTACGGGGTGAGGACGCGGCAGATCCGGGAGCGCGTCACCCGCCTCTTCTGCCCCATggggaggtgtccctgtcctgCCTGCGGGAGGAGGTGCTGA